A DNA window from Loxodonta africana isolate mLoxAfr1 chromosome 7, mLoxAfr1.hap2, whole genome shotgun sequence contains the following coding sequences:
- the HPX gene encoding hemopexin: MAGGTGAPVVLGLLGLCWSLAIAYPLASTSAPVNEAEGGNGTKPDPDILEQCSDGWGFDAATLDDSGTMLFFKGDFVWKGHEWARESISEHWKNFTGHVDAAFRRGHDSVFLIKGDKVWVYPPGKKEKGYPKLLQDEFPGIPSPLDAAVECPRGECQQEGVLFFQGNHKWFWDFATGAKKERSWPAVGNCSSALRWIGRYYCFQGNKFLRFNPITGEVPPKYPRDARDYFMSCPGRGHGPGHSNRTDHGSGTYPGMGNRPGRCSPDLVLSALLSDIHGATYAFAGSHYWRLDTSRDGWHSWPVAHQWPQGPSAVDAAFSWDDKLYLIQGTQVYIFLTKAGYNLVSGYPKRLEKELGSPHGLSLDAVDAAFTCPGSSRLHIMAGQRLWWLDLQLGAQAVWTALPWPHNKVDAALCVEKSLGPNSCSADGPSLYLIHGPSVYCYSDVDKLNAAKALPQPQKVADLLGCSHSGAP, translated from the exons ATGGCTGGGGGAACGGGAGCACCTGTTGTGCTGGGGTTGTTGGGCCTGTGCTGGTCCCTGGCCATCGCCTACCCTCTTGCTTC GACTAGTGCCCCTGTGAATGAAGCTGAAGGTGGGAACGGGACCAAGCCAGACCCAGACATCCTAG aACAATGCTCGGATGGCTGGGGCTTTGATGCTGCCACCCTGGATGACAGTGGGACCATGCTGTTTTTTAAAG GGGACTTCGTGTGGAAGGGTCACGAATGGGCCCGAGAGTCAATCTCAGAACACTGGAAGAATTTCACTGGCCATGTGGATGCTGCATTCCGCCGTGGTCATGACAGCGTCTTCCTGATCAAG GGAGACAAAGTCTGGGTGTATCCTCCTGGGAAGAAGGAGAAAGGATATCCAAAGTTGCTCCAAGATGAATTTCCTGGAATCCCATCCCCACTGGATGCAGCTGTGGAATGTCCCCGTGGAGAATGCCAACAAGAAGGTGTCCTCTTCTTCCAAG GTAACCACAAGTGGTTCTGGGACTTTGCTACGGGAGCCAAAAAGGAGCGTTCCTGGCCAGCTGTGGGGAACTGCTCCTCTGCCTTGCGATGGATCGGCCGCTACTACTGCTTCCAGGGTAACAAATTCCTGCGTTTCAATCCTATCACGGGAGAGGTGCCTCCCAAGTACCCTCGGGATGCCCGAGACTACTTCATGTCCTGCCCTGGCAGAG GCCATGGCCCTGGACATAGTAATCGGACTGACCATGGGAGTGGTACCTACCCTGGCATGGGGAACAGACCTGGGCGCTGTAGCCCAGATCTCGTCTTGTCTGCACTGCTGTCTGACATCCATGGTGCCACCTATGCCTTCGCTG GGTCCCACTACTGGCGTCTGGACACGAGCCGGGATGGGTGGCATAGCTGGCCTGTTGCTCACCAGTGGCCACAGGGCCCTTCCGCGGTGGATGCTGCCTTCTCCTGGGATGACAAGCTCTATCTGATCCAG GGCACCCAGGTGTATATCTTCTTGACAAAGGCAGGCTATAACCTAGTAAGTGGTTATCCAAAGCGGCTAGAGAAGGAACTTGGGAGTCCTCATGGGTTGAGCCTTGATGCTGTGGATGCAGCCTTTACTTGCCCTGGGTCTTCTCGGCTCCACATCATGGCAG GACAGCGGCTGTGGTGGCTGGACCTGCAGTTAGGCGCTCAAGCCGTATGGACTGCACTCCCTTGGCCCCACAATAAGGTTGATGCGGCCCTGTGTGTGGAAAAGTCCCTTGGCCCCAACTCATGTTCTGCCGATGGTCCCAGCCTGTACCTCATCCATGGCCCCAGTGTTTACTGCTACAGTGACGTGGACAAACTAAATGCAGCCAAggccctcccccagccccagaaAGTGGCCGACCTCCTAGGCTGCAGTCACTCAGGGGCCCCCTGA